The Odontesthes bonariensis isolate fOdoBon6 chromosome 19, fOdoBon6.hap1, whole genome shotgun sequence genome includes the window GAAAAATACAGACTCACAGGAAGACAACAGGAAAGCTTAGCATGTTACCTCACGACCACCAGCAAGATGTGACTAAAACACGACATCAGCGGTAATAATACTAAATGTCAGTGAGCATGAAAAACGTTTAGATGTTTTTGTAGTAAGAGACTCAGTGAGCACTTAAGTCATACATGGTTTTATTATAAGAACAATCAGAGTTATAATCAAGTATATATTAGAAATGTATTTGATGCATGAATAATAACATAGAACACTTTGATCCGCCCCATGCCAGATTGTGAATGAGGTTAATTTGCAATAACATGGATAATTTGGGCCTATGAAATAGTTAATCTGGTGATGATTCCATTTATATCAGTGTGAGCACATGTTCTCTCTTTTTGGCACCATATCTGTCTCACGTTGAGCTGTACCAGCATGATGGTGGTGAGTGGTGTTAGTGGGGAGGGCTGATTTCAGTGACATGATCTGGGCCCCGGAGAGGATCAGTTCCTCGGGAAGGCGATGACTCAGGCCTGGAGCTCATTGAGGGTGGCAGGCAATGCCACGCAAGCACAAGCTTGATAAAAAATTACCTGCGTCACAGTTTAATGGTGACCTGGAAAATGGGAGTGTTTTTCCATAACAGAGatgtgagtgaaaaaaaaagaaactgtgcttggacaaaaaaatgtatcatCACTGCCGTGTTTGAATAACAGCGAAATTTCCAAAGGAGGATGTGTATTATTTATGCATGAGTATGAATGGTCTTCGCCTTCATGTCTGAGTGTGCGTGAGTAAGGGTGGTCTTTGCCGGGTAGCAGTGGGGATCTCAAGTGTCACCTCAAGCAGTGGGGGTCTCCGATTTCCAGTCAGAATAATTTTCACAGAATCCACTACAGTTACTCTCCTAAACTCTAGTGTGGTTTGGGACCACAAATTCATGTCATTTTGATCCCCAAAAAAGAAGATGGACTGTGTttgtacatacatacacatatatatatatatatatatatatatatatatatatgtatgtgtatatgtatgtgtgcatATAGAGGGAAACTTGTGGCCAACTTCACATGAACTTGTTCGTATGAACTTTACAATATGAAGATAAACTGTGCCATTACTGTTCTGTGCAATTCTTGTGTTATAGAGTATCAGTTTGAATAAAACAGTATTTAGGAAACTCTATTTTATATAGTATTGTGTTTACTTGTAACTTTGTTAGTATTTAGTACATGGAGACAAGAAAATGTGTACTCTTCTAATTATTAAAGTTGATCCGagcttttctttatttctatgACGTTGTCTCCCTCTGCAGGTGGACTGCAATAACTATATCCGTCTGTTGGAGTTTCTGGGAGATGGACGCATCTACGTCTGTGGCACCTATGCCTTTGACCCCCAGTGTGCCTTCCTGGTTTGTGTTCATAATCTTGTTAATTACTGATGATCTGTCATAGGAGGGGGACGCAGTTTATGCATTTATATGCAGTTTGTGTATCTGCATGTGCGTAAACAAGTCACACAGATTGACTTTCTTTGTGGCCAGATTACACTTTCATTCTAACCACATAAAGGACAAGcagaaaaatacacacacacacacacatacacacacacacacacacacacacacacacacacacacacacacacacacacacacacacacacacacacacacatatatatactcAGGGACACTCACGCTCATGTTTTATCAAAGTGTGCAAGTTAATTATCTTATAAGGGATTTTGTAGACCTCATTTACACATTTCCCAGCATGTACTAATTCTAATTCCATTAAAGCTTTGAGCATTAGAGAGCATAATTAGACTTGAGCAGCACTGCTTAGTAAACGATAACCTGTAAGAGATCAAACAGAAACCAAGAGCCTATTTCATGGTAATTAATTTCAAATGGGTTGAACATACTTAATTACTGTTATTATTTAAGTTTTAAGCTGTGCCTCTCTTCGTGCAGGAGCTCTCCTCCTTCACCCTGGAAAAAGCTGAGGATGGAGGAGTGAAGATGGAGACAGGAAAGGGCAAGTGCCCTTTTGAGCCCAGTCAACATTACACAGCTGTTATGGCAGGTAAGTGCTGCTGGATTGTTGACTGatgatttaaagggatagttcgcctcttttgacatgaagctgtatgacatcccatactaacaatatcgtttatgaacattgacttatcccttactgcgtactgtgagccgagttccggccttgttttggcgttgacgaaagtagtctggctagttggctggggtttaaaaaataaagcgttttgcttctcaaaacaatatgcattcaaaagagtaatacatttgcatcacaaaatcgttgtccaggaaaaagtgcGCTATTTTCCcccccttcgtatcactgcgtgttgtgtagaccgaagtgcagacttgCAGACTcctctgcttccgagcagcaaacaccgtaacaggcgcggctgtcgacTGGTGGCAGCAcccagtgatacgaagggagagaaaatagcgccaagcgattgtgaggtctaactttttcctggacaacgattttgtgatgcaaatgtattactcttttgaacggatattgttttgagaagcaaaatgctttattttttaaacctcagccaactagccggactaccttcgtcaacgccaaaacgaggctggaactctgctcacaggacgcagcagggggtaagtcaatgttcataaacgatattgctagtatgggatgtcatacagcttcatgtcaaaagaggcaaactatccctttaatgtttgaTTGACTTTCAGCCTATTTTGATAAGGATGTTTTTAAGCATTTATTGCATTTCCAGAGCATAGATAAAATCCTCTTATTTCACTCTTTTTGGTCTAGATGGTATCCTGTACACGGCAGCCACAAGTAACTTTCTGGGAACTCTCTTTGACATCTCCCGGGCAACGGGCCCTGAGCAGGAGCGCATCCGAACTGAGCGATCCATTAACTGGCTCAGTGGTGAGATGCACATGCACACTTTCTCACTTGTTGACATTCCACCACAAGCCTCCAAAAACACACTCTGTGTTAATGTCACACTTACTTACAGTGATCAGTAAGTTTTTGTATCTGTGTTCACATATTCAGACCCAGAGTTTGTCAGCTCAGCCTTCATAGAGCAGTCTGCAGACAGAAACCCGACAGGAGACGATGACAAAATCTACTTCTTCTTCACTGAGATGGCCAAAGAGTATGATCTATACACCAAAGTCAAAGTGCCAAGAGTGGCGCGGGTCTGCAAGGTAACACAACGTCTTGACTGAattattcatttctttatttgctTGGACTGAACTGAATTCTCTTTGAATTTTCAGTCTGATGTGGGGGGGATGAAGACTCTGCAGCGGCGATGGACCACTTTTCTCAAGGCCCAGCTCGTCTGTGAAGACAAACCTAGTGGTCAGCGCTATAACATCCTGACGGATGTTTTCACCCAGCAGCACACTCCAGGCGACGCCAGCAGCACACACTTCTACGGACTGTTCACCTCTCAGTGGTAAGCGGAGAAAGGTTATCAAATCAGAGCCACGGTCCTAAATCTGCTCTGTGTTTTTTAACTACTCTGATGTTTCACAAATGGCAAGGAATCATGTTcgttaaaaagagagaaaaggggaTTGTTCAGAGAGATTTTGAAGAACAAAAGCTGCAGAAAGATCAACGCATATACTATTTTGTTTAACAGATTGTAAATCTAAAATTAAAGTTTTTCCTCCATATGTGGTGACTGTAGATTTGTAGAACAATAATTGTGTCCATAGAATGGAGTCACATGAGCTGTTTCCCATTGTGTCCAATAATTATGCTAAGATAAGCTAACCATTTTCTGGTGGTAACTTAAGCCCTCTTGCTTTTACTTTGGTCAAAACACCTAACAACAGCCAAGACCAaaacgtttttatttatttatttttttaaatcatgttttTGGGAGCTTTGGGATGTTATGGGCAGAAAACAGATTGCACTCCAAATCCGGCAAAATGCTAAAATATTAATTGCCCCCCCTTCACAGGGAGCCTGAAGAGgtgtcagctgtgtgtgtgttcagtctGTCTGACATCAGCAAAGTGATGCAtggtccctttaaagagttgaaaaaGACTTGCGAGAACTGGATCAATCCTGAACCTGTCCCTACACCAAGGCCTGGCCAGGTAGGAAACTATGGTCTTTCTTCTACATCACTTCAAACAATAGCTTTTGTTGTGTTCCACTAAAATACCTAAATGACtcataccccccccccctcccccaaaGTGTTTGAACAGTGCATTAAAAGCTGAAGGATTTGAATCCTCCTTGAAACTTCCTGACAAAGTCCTGACGTTCGTGAGAGACCACCCTCTGATGGAGAACAGTGTCACTGCAGCACCCCTCCTGGTCCGGAAGGGAATCACATACACCAAGCTGGCTGTGACCCTGATGGGCAgtggagaggagcagaggagggcaGTACTGCATCTTGGAACAGGTGATGAGAGAAGGAGTTTGAGATCAAATTGAATAAGAGGACAGATACTGAGATTTAATCGTGTCAATGGATGTTTTGAAAGTCTAGCCAAGATTGTCATTTTTCCAGACACAAATGGCTTCATTCAAAgtgtaagaaataaaataaaatatttattaataATGTATTTTTCCTGCAGGCCAAGGGGAGCTCCACAGGGTGGCAGTAGTGGGCCAGAATGCCACTTTACTACAGGAGATTCCTCTGTTTACATCACAGGAGCCTGTGAACAATATTTTACTGCATCAGGTAGAGCATGTGCATTCCTACTCCATGTGCAGCCATGCATATTATCATCTGCAGTGTCAGCAAACATCCATTTTATTGCTCGTTGAATCTGTAAGGGTTGCCTGTGTTTCCAGGGCCGGGCTCTGGTGGGAAGCCCACTGTCTCTGGCTCGTATCCAAGCTGTAGGCTGTGCTCTGTACACCAGCTGTGAGGTGTGtgccagagccagaggactCGGTTGTGTGTGGAGCACAACGGATGAAACCTGCAGGCTCACAAAGGCAGAGTGAGTACAGGAGTACAGGAGTACCACAGTCATTTGGGAGATGTCCAAAAATGAAAATCAAAGGCAGAATGCGTCTATATTATTTCATAAAAGAGGTTTTGTGTACAACTGACCTATTTTTATTACATTATATATGTTCTTTGTTTTAAACATCTGATACTGAGCAGAGAGGTGCTTATGCCTTTGGACACTTGTGTAAAAGCAGTTGACATTGAAGTGCTGTAAGAAAAGAAAGGCTTCCATATCCCAAAAAGGGGCTGAAATTACTAAATGAAGCAAAAATAGGAAGAAAGAAACCTTTAATGATCATTATTAATCTGTGTTCAGCCCTGGTCCAGGTGATGTGGTGGATGATGCTTTGAAAAAGTGTGATGCACAGGAGGGTAAGTATATGCAGGAGCATTTGTTTTGTAGATCATGGATCATGTGATCAGGTTTTTCGTTTATTTCAAAACTGTGTTCAATTATTGCAATCAATTTCATACCTAATATACCTTTCAGGTCTATTATTCTGCTCTTTGATTCTTGTTGTCTTGTCCAGGGCGTTGCCGCCCATCCATGAGGGAGCTACGAGTCTCCATGGGCCTGCGCCTCTTGTTGCCATGCATCCAGCTGTCTCCAAGGCCCTGCCACTGGGAGCATCCTCCCCACAGACACACCAGGCAACACCATTCTGATTTGGAGGTGACTGTTACCGAAGACAGCCTTGGACAATACGTCTGCACATGCCAGGTACACAAGCGTCACAGAGAGACTCCCCAGctcattctttcttttctttttttaaaaatctataCTGCTGCTtactttttcacagaaaaacatAGATCATATTTGATAGATTGTATCTGAAAACTATTTTtctctgacacacctttccttcaGGAGGGGGGACCAGGCATCAGAGACCCCACCCCTTGCCGCCGAGCAGCCTATTATCTAACACTAGAAGACCCTAGTGCTGGAGGAGCAGTGGCAAGAGCAGGGGGTCGTCAAGTGCTGGCCATCTACATCCTTTTCTTCTTTGGAGGTTTAATATTTGGGGCATGCCTCCTATACTTCGTGATCCGAAGGCGAAGCAGTGTCCGCCAGGGCCACCAAATGCCAGATAATTCGCTGTCATCAGAGAAGGAGCGGGGCTTGCTTGGCTCCTCAGCTACTCCCCAGTCCCCTAGCAGTGCAAGCCTGCTTTCTGACGGATTCCGGCTGATAGAAAAGCGAAATGGGACGACTTCTACCACAACGACAACACTCGTTAGTAATCAGGGAAATGGTGGTCACCATCAAAATAGTTACAGTGGTGCCCTGATAAACAGCAATGGCAGCAATGGACATCGAAATTCACTTTATGGCAATTGCAACACAAGTAGCAGTGGGCTGAAGCTCACTTCAGAAATTTTAGTAGCAGACATGCTGGATGGAAGGACGGAGGAGCGGGTGACATCTGAAGGGGGAGAGAGGGAGTTGGGGGAGGGGGACGAGGTGGATGAGGAGCTGGGAGATGGATTGAGGGAGGGGATGAAAGGACTAGAGGAGGAACTCGCTAGCTTTCCGATGTTTAAATCACCTGCACCGCTGGCTCAGTGTGAAGAAAGCTCAATATGATAAGGTGATTTAAATACTGTTGAACCATTTTGCATCCTCCAAATAAACTGAATACCAATGGGACAAATGCAAAGTGTGTACTGCCAAAAGCCTTTGAATGGGAGCTGTGGGACGAAAAGAGACTACAGAGAATTATGAGAAATACAAGTTTATGTCTAAGCATGTGAGAGCTTTTATGCAAGAGAACTGCGAGACAGAAAACATAACAGAGTGGGACAGACTATTTATTGTGACTCACTCAGGTTGAGAGCCACAGCTAAAAAATATGTTGGATGTAAATTTACAATGTAAATATAAGCAGTCTGAATTGGACTGTTAACATGAAAGTGAGCGGGTTATTCTGTTATTCCAATGTCACAAGAAAGCAAGGATGAAATGTCTTCATGAGTAGACATGGAAAAGCCATATTTCTCCAtaacttttgttgttgtttgatctCTCATTCGCTTCTGTTGATGGCACTGCAAAAGAAAAGGGATTTTTTCTCTCTGCACCATTCTCTGTTTCTCACTCTGACAACCCACTGAAATCCCAAACTTAATGAATCTAAAAGCACCAAAGGACAACTGAGCCATAGACTGCCCAGTCGAACTGCTCAGGGGGTGGGCTTCAGAGAGAGAGTGACGTCACTTTCAAAGACTAAAGAACCATACATTCACTGCAGACCCTTCAGTGAGCTGGACAGGACCGTCCCTGTCTACAATGCAGCAGTTCAACAGGTGAATCAAACCCAGATCATCTCTCAGAATGTGTCCATGAGGAGATTTGAAGGTGCATCACATGCAAGACTGTCAGTGTTCTGACTTACCATTACTGAGCCAGATGGCCAACATCTATCAAATGATGTCAAATTAATTTCAGAATGGAAGAAAGGACCTTTTCAGACTCAAAACCACCATCACctcattttttttggtttctgtcatgttgttttgtaataaaacatgaaaacagtTGTAGGTATCCTGTTGCCATATTGTGTGGCGACATCCTGAATGTGAGAAATTGTAAAGATTTGTAACAAACTCAAGATAAGGACGGACCGAACCTTTTGAGTAAATTTGTTACACACAAAGAGTGTGATGTGCCCTACAGCTATGAGTGAGTGTGCTTGCTTGTTTGTACATTAAATGCATTGAATACGTCTTAGCAATGATTTCCCAGATGCGTTTGTAGTTAAATGCTACTTTGAAAGGTTCCATTGACAAGGTTTCTCATAAGAAATTAGAAGAATTCTGAGTGCCATTGCTAACATGCCTGTGCTGCGAAAATGCCCTCAAAACACGTTAATTCTTCTGTCAGTGCAGAAAGGGAATTTTCCTTGATAGAATAACTTAAGAGCAGTTTGCTCAAGTTGTTTTTTACTTAAATCAAATGATCCTCGTTAGAAAGCCCGAGGCAACCCATCTATGCTAAAAACGAGAGACTAAGATATCAAAAATAAGTTATATGTGCCTAGATAGAACTGCCCTGCGTAGGTTAATGGTAAGGATAAGAAAATCTAGCCATGTGCAGCTCTTACTCTTAGCGATTGACACATTAATACTTAATAACTTTAATACTAATAAGCAAGCAGAGGATTAGTTCAtgattttgtccttaattttcTGCTGCAACCAGTCACAGGTAAGGCTTAAGATCTATCAGGTTCCTGATGAGTTGACTTTAGTCCTTAACTTTGATTGTCTTTCAAGCTTTATAGTAAACATTGctattttttgtttgcttgaaaGTGCTTTTAAAGAAATACAGGAGTCATTTACAAATGAACAACTTGATCTATTTGAAAATAATTGGCTATTCTAGACTGGTTAGAACAATCTTGCAGTGAAGTGCAGTTGCATGGAAACGCTAAAATTGCTTATTCtacatatttattttctttttcccccccttTAGTGCACATTGTGCAGAAATTTAAGTTTCTATTTGTTCATTTTGTCAGCCATTATAATAATATCGGCCttatcttagtttttttttaatgggagaAGTAAAGCTCGGCAGTTCAACAGAAATCTCCGAGAATGTTTTGTTACTATTGAAATAATATCAATAGTAATGGCTGACTTCGAAAATTGAATGAAGTCTCCTTTCACAGAGTTACCTATACTgctggcaaaaaaagaaaagaaaagaaaatgatgatCTGATAACCAGTAAAATCATACcatagagaaaaagaaagtttgACTTCATTACTGATATCTATAATCTTaatagatttatttattgacACAGATGATTCATCTGTTTCCAGTTGGGTTCAACAAGCCCCTTCTCCATCTGTAGGTTTGGTGGATTTTTCTGGTTGACATACAGTTTCAGCATATGCCAAATGTCTGATAAAAGAACTGATGTTATACTTTGTAGTGAAATGGGTCGAGACAGACAAACAGGAACTTAGTGTAGTTCTTCAGCTTCACCTGCAGAACAAAACTGTGAGTTGGCATCATTCCTCTCTCACACAAATACAGTTCTGATTAGAGCTGCTTTTGATGGAACAAGGTTGATCTCAATTGTCTGTTGTAACCACTCCAGAAGCAAAAGTGACGACTAGTGATACATGGGTGAACCCATAACCTGTCGTCCCATGGGTTCATCCACTTGTCGAGCATGTGTGGGTTAGCTTCACAGAAAATACTGGTTCCGGGTTAAAAAGTGACACGGCAAGCTACAAATTGTCAAACTAAGAGAAACATTGAGGGCAATAGCATATCTTGTATCACTCACTTTCCCTTTCTGTTACTCTCTTACCCTCTTTCTTAAAAACACAGAATCAGGTGTCCGGATGTCCTGGCCTTTAGTTTATCTATATGTCAGATCTAGAAGATCACCTAAATCTATGCGCTTTAATTATCTCTTTACCCTGGCTGTTTAATGAAAAATGCTAAATGTTATTAAGTCAGATGAAGTGCCGTTACTGTGCCTGACGAGTCACTTTCAACAAGAGGAAAGAATTATGACACTCTTACCCTCTTTCTTTAACGTACAGAATTGATTGTACTGGCTTTCATTTAGTCTAAATGTCAGACCTACAAGGTCATCTAGGTCTACACGTTTCACATCTCCCTTTAACCTGACTGTTCATAATGTGCCAAATGTTATCAAGTCAGATGGAATGCTGTTACTGTGCCCGACGAGTCACTTTACTcaacaagaagaaaaagagtTAGTTCACTCTTGATGAGTGCCAGAGGGAGAGTGTTAAACATACCCTTTCCTCTCCGTGCTGGCGAGTCTACGCCTCTTTACATCCAAGCAACAAATGTGTCCCGGGAAGGATCTGTCAGTTCCATTAGTCATGTACTTAATGCTTGAAAAGATTTATTAActttttctttagaagaggtTAGATGTTTGTGTGAAAAAGACATTTAACTGATTaatcataatatatatatatatatatatatatatatatatacacatataaactgcctgcacacacacaaaaaaaaagcattgaaaAGTAGTTTgcacacacagctaaaaggatGCAGTTTTCTTATACTGTATTTTCACATAGTAATTGAAAGACATTTACTCAAATATTTGTGTCATGTGGAGAGACTACAAGGGAATCATGGTCTATTTTCCTTGTTTGTTATTTATTCATGAAGTTTTTGTGTCCTGTTTGGATTATTAGCCTTGTTTTACAGTTTTCCCTCATTATTTCATGTCCATGCATTACCTGGGCTGCTGTGCTTTTGGACTATAATGCTTTGTTGATCTTTAGATTTAGAACGTGGGGGCAACGCCCATTTTCCATAGGTGCATCTGATTCATACCCTAACATGTTTAGGCTAGGTATTGCCCTGACAAGTGGGAACTTAGAAAAAGGAAGGAACTGAAA containing:
- the sema4f gene encoding semaphorin-4F; this translates as MTLGGVMLVFLQVCCLLSALSWAATLSSLGDTILGPETLKSTANFSTFLLDRSSGMLFLGARDTILAVDSNNLNQEPKKIVWDVPEDKRKSCVAKGKTEVDCNNYIRLLEFLGDGRIYVCGTYAFDPQCAFLELSSFTLEKAEDGGVKMETGKGKCPFEPSQHYTAVMADGILYTAATSNFLGTLFDISRATGPEQERIRTERSINWLSDPEFVSSAFIEQSADRNPTGDDDKIYFFFTEMAKEYDLYTKVKVPRVARVCKSDVGGMKTLQRRWTTFLKAQLVCEDKPSGQRYNILTDVFTQQHTPGDASSTHFYGLFTSQWEPEEVSAVCVFSLSDISKVMHGPFKELKKTCENWINPEPVPTPRPGQCLNSALKAEGFESSLKLPDKVLTFVRDHPLMENSVTAAPLLVRKGITYTKLAVTLMGSGEEQRRAVLHLGTGQGELHRVAVVGQNATLLQEIPLFTSQEPVNNILLHQGRALVGSPLSLARIQAVGCALYTSCEVCARARGLGCVWSTTDETCRLTKADPGPGDVVDDALKKCDAQEGRCRPSMRELRVSMGLRLLLPCIQLSPRPCHWEHPPHRHTRQHHSDLEVTVTEDSLGQYVCTCQEGGPGIRDPTPCRRAAYYLTLEDPSAGGAVARAGGRQVLAIYILFFFGGLIFGACLLYFVIRRRSSVRQGHQMPDNSLSSEKERGLLGSSATPQSPSSASLLSDGFRLIEKRNGTTSTTTTTLVSNQGNGGHHQNSYSGALINSNGSNGHRNSLYGNCNTSSSGLKLTSEILVADMLDGRTEERVTSEGGERELGEGDEVDEELGDGLREGMKGLEEELASFPMFKSPAPLAQCEESSI